In Lagopus muta isolate bLagMut1 chromosome 29, bLagMut1 primary, whole genome shotgun sequence, one genomic interval encodes:
- the UBAP2L gene encoding ubiquitin-associated protein 2-like isoform X11 encodes MMTSVGTNRARGSWEQTQTQSQTQHKQRPQATAEQIRLAQMISDHNDADFEEKVKQLIDITGKNQDECVIALHDCNGDVNRAINVLLEGNPDTHSWEMVGKKKGVSGQKDSGQTEPSEESKENRERDRDFSRRRGGPPRRGRGASRGREFRGQENGLDGGKSGGSSGRGTERGRRGRGRGRGGSGRRGGRFSAQGMGTFNPADYAEPTSTDESYGNSSTNTWNNTGSFEPDDGTRLDFIGGEGSNYPRKFDTAPGTIHPGAWRAATEEWGTEDWNEDLSETKIFTASNVSSVPLPTENVTITAGQRIDLAVLLGKTPSSMENESTNLESSQAPSLAQPLVFSNSKQSAMSQPASGNSFSHHSMVSMLGKGFGDVGEAKGSSTTGSQFLEQFKTAQALAQLAAQHSQPGSSTAASSWDMGSAAQTSSLVQYDLKNPTDSSVHSPFAKRQAFTSTSTMIEVFMQEKQPVVTASTTVPAPPSSPLPSKANPVPQMSPGSSDNQSSSPQPAQQKLKQQKKKASLTSKIPALAVEMPGSADISGLNLQFGALQFGSEPVLAEYESTPTTSAAVSQPQSSLYTSTASESSSTISSNQSQESGYQSGTIQTATFTSQNSAQGPLYEQRSTQTRRYPNSISSSPQKDLTQAKNGFSSVQPTPLQSTQAVEGATGPAVKSDSPSAPSMTPLNDGVSAASLLSTASQHSTALSSLSHSEELPSTTAAQLSSTLPTQQNSLSSSTSSGRTSTSTLLHTSVESEASLHSSASTFSTSSSTVSAAPPVVSVSSSLSSVSSLGLSLSSNSTVTASTRSSVATTSGKAPPNLPPGVPPLLPNPYIMAPGLLHAYPVYGYDDLQMLQTRFPLDYYSIPFPTPTTPLTGRDGSLSSNPYSGDLTKFGRGDASSPAPATTLAQPQQSQTQTHHTTQQTFLNPALPPGYSYTSLPYYTGVPGLPSTFQYGPAVFPVAPTSSKQHGVNVSVNASATPFQQPSGYGSHGYSAGVSVTSSNTGVPDISGSVYSKTQQSFEKQGFHTGTPAASFNLPSALGSGGPINPATAAAYPPTPFMHILTPHQQPHSQILHHHLQQDGQSGSGQRSQGSSIPQKSQANKSAYNSYSWGTN; translated from the exons ATGATGACATCGGTGGGCACTAACCGAGCCCgggggagctgggagcagacaCAGACACAGAGCCAGACACAGCACAAGCAGCGGCCGCAG GCCACCGCGGAACAGATTCGACTTGCACAGATGATTTCGGACCACAACGACGCTGACTTTGAGGAGAAGGTGAAACAA CTGATTGACATCACGGGGAAGAACCAGGACGAGTGTGTGATTGCCCTGCACGACTGCAATGGGGATGTTAACAGAGCCATCAATGTGCTGCTGGAGGGCAATCCCGACACG CATTCCTGGGAGATGGTCGGGAAGAAGAAAGGCGTCTCGGGACAGAAGGACAGCGGACAGACAGAACCCAGTGAGGAGAGCAAAGAGAACCGGGAGAGAGATCGGGATTTCAGCCGGCGACGTGGAGGGCCGCCGCGACGGGGCCGGGGCGCCAGCCGTGGCAGAGAGT TTCGGGGCCAGGAGAACGGGCTGGATGGTGGGAAGAGTGGAGGCTCTTCTGGAAGAGGCACAGAGAGAGGGAGACGGGGACGTGGCCGGGGCCGAG GTGGCTCTGGAAGGCGGGGGGGAAGATTCTCTGCCCAAGGCATGGG AACTTTCAACCCAGCTGACTACGCCGAGCCGACCAGCACGGATGAGAGCTATGGGAATAGCAGCACCAACACGTGGAACAACACGGGCAGCTTCGAGCCGGACGACGGCACGA gaCTTGATTTCATTGGGGGTGAGGGCTCAAATTATCCCCGAAAATTTGACACTGCTCCTGGTACGATACATCCAG GTGCGTGGAGGGCTGCGACGGAGGAGTGGGGCACGGAGGACTGGAATGAAGAT ctgtCTGAGACAAAGATCTTCACTGCATCCAACGTGTCTTCAGTGCCTCTGCCTACAGAGAACGTGACAATCACAGCTGGACAGAG AATCGACCTTGCAGTGCTGCTAGGAAAGACACCTTCTTCCATGGAGAATGAGTCAACAAACCTGGAGTCCTCCCAGGCTCCTTCCTTGGCACAGCCTCTGGTGTTCAGCAATTCCAAGCAGAGCGCGATGTCCCAGCCGGCCTCTGGGAACTCCTTCTCTCACCACAGCATG GTGAGCATGCTGGGGAAAGGCTTTGGAGACGTCGGGGAggccaaaggcagcagcaccacGGGCTCGCAGTTCCTGGAGCAGTTCAAGACGGCCCAGGCTCTGGCCcagctggcagctcagcacagccagccaggcagcagcaccGCCGCCTCCTCCTGGGACATGGGATCGGCCGCACAGACCTCATCCCTCGTGCAGTACG ATCTCAAGAACCCGACGGACTCCTCTGTGCACAGCCCCTTTGCCAAGAGGCAGGCCTTCACGTCCACTTCCACGATGATAGAGGTGTTCATGCAGGAGAAGCAGCCTGTGGTGACAGCCTCCACCACCGTGCCGGCACCGCCGTCTTCGCCGCTGCCCAGCAAAGCCAACCCCGTTCCCCAAATGTCCCCGGGCTCCTCAGACAACCAGTCCTCCAGTCCCCAGCCTGCACAGCAGAAGctgaaacagcaaaagaagaaagcatcGTTAACATCAAAG ATTCCTGCGCTGGCGGTGGAGATGCCTGGCTCAGCAGATATCTCAGGGTTAAACCTGCAGTTTGGGGCGTTGCAGTTTGGTTCGGAGCCTGTTCTCGCCGAGTACGAATCGACGCCCACGACGAGCGCTGCTGTCAGCCAACCTCAGAGCAGCCTGTACACCAGCACTGCTAG TGAATCTTCATCCACAATTTCGTCCAATCAAAGCCAGGAGTCTGGTTACCAGAGCGGCACAATACAGACAGCAACATTTACCTCCCAGAACAGCGCTCAGGGACCACTGTATGAACAGAGATCCACCCAGACGAGGCGATACCCAAATTCCATCTCCTCCTCGCCCCAGAAAGACCTTACCCAGGCCAAG aatGGTTTCAGTTCCGTACAACCCACGCCATTACAAAGCACGCAGGCTGTTGAAG GTGCTACCGGCCCCGCAGTGAAGTCTGAttccccctctgctcccagcatgACGCCTCTCAACGACGGCGTGTCTGCGGCGTcgctgctgagcacagccagccagcattcgacagctctgagcagcctgagccaCAGCGAGGAGCTGCCAAGCACCACGGCCGCCCAGCTCAGCAG tACGTTACCCACCCAGCAGAACAGTCTGTCCTCATCCACATCCTCTGGGCGAACATCAACTTCAACTCTTCTG cacaCGAGTGTGGAGAGTGAAGCCAGCCTCCATTCTTCTGCTAGCActttctccacctcctccagcaCGGTGTCGGCTGCCCCGCCGGTCGTAAGCGTTTCATCCAGCCTCAGCAGCGTCAGCAGCCTGGGCCTCAGCCTCAGCAGCAACTCCACGGTGACAGCCTCCACTCGCAGCTCCGTGGCAACGACATCAG GAAAAGccccccccaacctccccccTGGAGTCCCACCGTTGTTGCCTAACCCCTACATCATGGCTCCAGGATTGCTACATGCCTACCCG GTGTATGGATACGATGACCTGCAAATGCTCCAGACGAGATTCCCATTG GATTATTACAGCATCCCATTCCCTACGCCCACCACCCCACTGACTGGAAGAGATGGCAGCCTGAGCAGCAATCCGTACTCTG gTGACTTAACGAAATTCGGCCGAGGCGACGCCTCCTCCCCTGCTCCTGCAACGACTTTGGCGCAGCCTCAGCAGAGCCAGACCCAAACCCACCACACCACGCAGCAGACGTTCCTGAACCCGGCGCTGCCTCCTGGCTACAGTTACACCAGTCTGCCGTACTACACAGGGGTACCAGGGCTCCCCAGCACCTTCCAGTACGGGCCCGCCGTGTTCCCT GTTGCTCCTACCTCTTCCAAGCAGCATGGTGTGAATGTCAGCGTCAATGCATCAGCAACCCCTTTCCAGCAGCCCAGTGGCTACGGCTCTCATGGATACAGCGCTG GTGTATCTGTGACATCCAGTAACACAGGCGTGCCGGACATCTCGGGCTCTGTCTACTCCAAAACTCAG CAATCCTTCGAGAAGCAGGGATTTCACACTGGAACCCCGGCGGCCTCCTTCAACCTGCCTTCAGCGCTGGGCAGCGGCGGCCCCATCAACCCCGCGACGGCGGCCGCGTACCCCCCGACCCCTTTCATGCACATCCTCACCCCGCATCAGCAGCCCCATTCGCAgatcctccaccaccacctgcaGCAGGACGGGCAG AGCGGCTCCGGGCAGCGCAGCCAAGGCAGCTCCATCCCCCAGAAATCCCAGGCCAACAAGTCTGCCTACAACAGCTACAGCTGGGGCACCAACTGA
- the UBAP2L gene encoding ubiquitin-associated protein 2-like isoform X2, whose protein sequence is MMTSVGTNRARGSWEQTQTQSQTQHKQRPQATAEQIRLAQMISDHNDADFEEKVKQLIDITGKNQDECVIALHDCNGDVNRAINVLLEGNPDTHSWEMVGKKKGVSGQKDSGQTEPSEESKENRERDRDFSRRRGGPPRRGRGASRGREFRGQENGLDGGKSGGSSGRGTERGRRGRGRGRGGSGRRGGRFSAQGMGTFNPADYAEPTSTDESYGNSSTNTWNNTGSFEPDDGTRLDFIGGEGSNYPRKFDTAPGTIHPGAWRAATEEWGTEDWNEDLSETKIFTASNVSSVPLPTENVTITAGQRIDLAVLLGKTPSSMENESTNLESSQAPSLAQPLVFSNSKQSAMSQPASGNSFSHHSMVSMLGKGFGDVGEAKGSSTTGSQFLEQFKTAQALAQLAAQHSQPGSSTAASSWDMGSAAQTSSLVQYDLKNPTDSSVHSPFAKRQAFTSTSTMIEVFMQEKQPVVTASTTVPAPPSSPLPSKANPVPQMSPGSSDNQSSSPQPAQQKLKQQKKKASLTSKIPALAVEMPGSADISGLNLQFGALQFGSEPVLAEYESTPTTSAAVSQPQSSLYTSTASESSSTISSNQSQESGYQSGTIQTATFTSQNSAQGPLYEQRSTQTRRYPNSISSSPQKDLTQAKNGFSSVQPTPLQSTQAVEGATGPAVKSDSPSAPSMTPLNDGVSAASLLSTASQHSTALSSLSHSEELPSTTAAQLSSTLPTQQNSLSSSTSSGRTSTSTLLHTSVESEASLHSSASTFSTSSSTVSAAPPVVSVSSSLSSVSSLGLSLSSNSTVTASTRSSVATTSGKAPPNLPPGVPPLLPNPYIMAPGLLHAYPVYGYDDLQMLQTRFPLDYYSIPFPTPTTPLTGRDGSLSSNPYSGDLTKFGRGDASSPAPATTLAQPQQSQTQTHHTTQQTFLNPALPPGYSYTSLPYYTGVPGLPSTFQYGPAVFPVAPTSSKQHGVNVSVNASATPFQQPSGYGSHGYSAGVSVTSSNTGVPDISGSVYSKTQQSFEKQGFHTGTPAASFNLPSALGSGGPINPATAAAYPPTPFMHILTPHQQPHSQILHHHLQQDGQLPYLQMILCCQRQQEDQSGSGQRSQGSSIPQKSQANKSAYNSYSWGTN, encoded by the exons ATGATGACATCGGTGGGCACTAACCGAGCCCgggggagctgggagcagacaCAGACACAGAGCCAGACACAGCACAAGCAGCGGCCGCAG GCCACCGCGGAACAGATTCGACTTGCACAGATGATTTCGGACCACAACGACGCTGACTTTGAGGAGAAGGTGAAACAA CTGATTGACATCACGGGGAAGAACCAGGACGAGTGTGTGATTGCCCTGCACGACTGCAATGGGGATGTTAACAGAGCCATCAATGTGCTGCTGGAGGGCAATCCCGACACG CATTCCTGGGAGATGGTCGGGAAGAAGAAAGGCGTCTCGGGACAGAAGGACAGCGGACAGACAGAACCCAGTGAGGAGAGCAAAGAGAACCGGGAGAGAGATCGGGATTTCAGCCGGCGACGTGGAGGGCCGCCGCGACGGGGCCGGGGCGCCAGCCGTGGCAGAGAGT TTCGGGGCCAGGAGAACGGGCTGGATGGTGGGAAGAGTGGAGGCTCTTCTGGAAGAGGCACAGAGAGAGGGAGACGGGGACGTGGCCGGGGCCGAG GTGGCTCTGGAAGGCGGGGGGGAAGATTCTCTGCCCAAGGCATGGG AACTTTCAACCCAGCTGACTACGCCGAGCCGACCAGCACGGATGAGAGCTATGGGAATAGCAGCACCAACACGTGGAACAACACGGGCAGCTTCGAGCCGGACGACGGCACGA gaCTTGATTTCATTGGGGGTGAGGGCTCAAATTATCCCCGAAAATTTGACACTGCTCCTGGTACGATACATCCAG GTGCGTGGAGGGCTGCGACGGAGGAGTGGGGCACGGAGGACTGGAATGAAGAT ctgtCTGAGACAAAGATCTTCACTGCATCCAACGTGTCTTCAGTGCCTCTGCCTACAGAGAACGTGACAATCACAGCTGGACAGAG AATCGACCTTGCAGTGCTGCTAGGAAAGACACCTTCTTCCATGGAGAATGAGTCAACAAACCTGGAGTCCTCCCAGGCTCCTTCCTTGGCACAGCCTCTGGTGTTCAGCAATTCCAAGCAGAGCGCGATGTCCCAGCCGGCCTCTGGGAACTCCTTCTCTCACCACAGCATG GTGAGCATGCTGGGGAAAGGCTTTGGAGACGTCGGGGAggccaaaggcagcagcaccacGGGCTCGCAGTTCCTGGAGCAGTTCAAGACGGCCCAGGCTCTGGCCcagctggcagctcagcacagccagccaggcagcagcaccGCCGCCTCCTCCTGGGACATGGGATCGGCCGCACAGACCTCATCCCTCGTGCAGTACG ATCTCAAGAACCCGACGGACTCCTCTGTGCACAGCCCCTTTGCCAAGAGGCAGGCCTTCACGTCCACTTCCACGATGATAGAGGTGTTCATGCAGGAGAAGCAGCCTGTGGTGACAGCCTCCACCACCGTGCCGGCACCGCCGTCTTCGCCGCTGCCCAGCAAAGCCAACCCCGTTCCCCAAATGTCCCCGGGCTCCTCAGACAACCAGTCCTCCAGTCCCCAGCCTGCACAGCAGAAGctgaaacagcaaaagaagaaagcatcGTTAACATCAAAG ATTCCTGCGCTGGCGGTGGAGATGCCTGGCTCAGCAGATATCTCAGGGTTAAACCTGCAGTTTGGGGCGTTGCAGTTTGGTTCGGAGCCTGTTCTCGCCGAGTACGAATCGACGCCCACGACGAGCGCTGCTGTCAGCCAACCTCAGAGCAGCCTGTACACCAGCACTGCTAG TGAATCTTCATCCACAATTTCGTCCAATCAAAGCCAGGAGTCTGGTTACCAGAGCGGCACAATACAGACAGCAACATTTACCTCCCAGAACAGCGCTCAGGGACCACTGTATGAACAGAGATCCACCCAGACGAGGCGATACCCAAATTCCATCTCCTCCTCGCCCCAGAAAGACCTTACCCAGGCCAAG aatGGTTTCAGTTCCGTACAACCCACGCCATTACAAAGCACGCAGGCTGTTGAAG GTGCTACCGGCCCCGCAGTGAAGTCTGAttccccctctgctcccagcatgACGCCTCTCAACGACGGCGTGTCTGCGGCGTcgctgctgagcacagccagccagcattcgacagctctgagcagcctgagccaCAGCGAGGAGCTGCCAAGCACCACGGCCGCCCAGCTCAGCAG tACGTTACCCACCCAGCAGAACAGTCTGTCCTCATCCACATCCTCTGGGCGAACATCAACTTCAACTCTTCTG cacaCGAGTGTGGAGAGTGAAGCCAGCCTCCATTCTTCTGCTAGCActttctccacctcctccagcaCGGTGTCGGCTGCCCCGCCGGTCGTAAGCGTTTCATCCAGCCTCAGCAGCGTCAGCAGCCTGGGCCTCAGCCTCAGCAGCAACTCCACGGTGACAGCCTCCACTCGCAGCTCCGTGGCAACGACATCAG GAAAAGccccccccaacctccccccTGGAGTCCCACCGTTGTTGCCTAACCCCTACATCATGGCTCCAGGATTGCTACATGCCTACCCG GTGTATGGATACGATGACCTGCAAATGCTCCAGACGAGATTCCCATTG GATTATTACAGCATCCCATTCCCTACGCCCACCACCCCACTGACTGGAAGAGATGGCAGCCTGAGCAGCAATCCGTACTCTG gTGACTTAACGAAATTCGGCCGAGGCGACGCCTCCTCCCCTGCTCCTGCAACGACTTTGGCGCAGCCTCAGCAGAGCCAGACCCAAACCCACCACACCACGCAGCAGACGTTCCTGAACCCGGCGCTGCCTCCTGGCTACAGTTACACCAGTCTGCCGTACTACACAGGGGTACCAGGGCTCCCCAGCACCTTCCAGTACGGGCCCGCCGTGTTCCCT GTTGCTCCTACCTCTTCCAAGCAGCATGGTGTGAATGTCAGCGTCAATGCATCAGCAACCCCTTTCCAGCAGCCCAGTGGCTACGGCTCTCATGGATACAGCGCTG GTGTATCTGTGACATCCAGTAACACAGGCGTGCCGGACATCTCGGGCTCTGTCTACTCCAAAACTCAG CAATCCTTCGAGAAGCAGGGATTTCACACTGGAACCCCGGCGGCCTCCTTCAACCTGCCTTCAGCGCTGGGCAGCGGCGGCCCCATCAACCCCGCGACGGCGGCCGCGTACCCCCCGACCCCTTTCATGCACATCCTCACCCCGCATCAGCAGCCCCATTCGCAgatcctccaccaccacctgcaGCAGGACGGGCAG CTTCCATATTTGCAGATGATACTGTGCTGCCAACGCCAGCAGGAAGATCAG AGCGGCTCCGGGCAGCGCAGCCAAGGCAGCTCCATCCCCCAGAAATCCCAGGCCAACAAGTCTGCCTACAACAGCTACAGCTGGGGCACCAACTGA
- the UBAP2L gene encoding ubiquitin-associated protein 2-like isoform X5 — protein MMTSVGTNRARGSWEQTQTQSQTQHKQRPQATAEQIRLAQMISDHNDADFEEKVKQLIDITGKNQDECVIALHDCNGDVNRAINVLLEGNPDTHSWEMVGKKKGVSGQKDSGQTEPSEESKENRERDRDFSRRRGGPPRRGRGASRGREFRGQENGLDGGKSGGSSGRGTERGRRGRGRGRGGSGRRGGRFSAQGMGTFNPADYAEPTSTDESYGNSSTNTWNNTGSFEPDDGTRLDFIGGEGSNYPRKFDTAPGTIHPGAWRAATEEWGTEDWNEDLSETKIFTASNVSSVPLPTENVTITAGQRIDLAVLLGKTPSSMENESTNLESSQAPSLAQPLVFSNSKQSAMSQPASGNSFSHHSMVSMLGKGFGDVGEAKGSSTTGSQFLEQFKTAQALAQLAAQHSQPGSSTAASSWDMGSAAQTSSLVQYDLKNPTDSSVHSPFAKRQAFTSTSTMIEVFMQEKQPVVTASTTVPAPPSSPLPSKANPVPQMSPGSSDNQSSSPQPAQQKLKQQKKKASLTSKIPALAVEMPGSADISGLNLQFGALQFGSEPVLAEYESTPTTSAAVSQPQSSLYTSTASESSSTISSNQSQESGYQSGTIQTATFTSQNSAQGPLYEQRSTQTRRYPNSISSSPQKDLTQAKNGFSSVQPTPLQSTQAVEGATGPAVKSDSPSAPSMTPLNDGVSAASLLSTASQHSTALSSLSHSEELPSTTAAQLSSTLPTQQNSLSSSTSSGRTSTSTLLHTSVESEASLHSSASTFSTSSSTVSAAPPVVSVSSSLSSVSSLGLSLSSNSTVTASTRSSVATTSGKAPPNLPPGVPPLLPNPYIMAPGLLHAYPPQVYGYDDLQMLQTRFPLDYYSIPFPTPTTPLTGRDGSLSSNPYSGDLTKFGRGDASSPAPATTLAQPQQSQTQTHHTTQQTFLNPALPPGYSYTSLPYYTGVPGLPSTFQYGPAVFPVAPTSSKQHGVNVSVNASATPFQQPSGYGSHGYSAGVSVTSSNTGVPDISGSVYSKTQQSFEKQGFHTGTPAASFNLPSALGSGGPINPATAAAYPPTPFMHILTPHQQPHSQILHHHLQQDGQSGSGQRSQGSSIPQKSQANKSAYNSYSWGTN, from the exons ATGATGACATCGGTGGGCACTAACCGAGCCCgggggagctgggagcagacaCAGACACAGAGCCAGACACAGCACAAGCAGCGGCCGCAG GCCACCGCGGAACAGATTCGACTTGCACAGATGATTTCGGACCACAACGACGCTGACTTTGAGGAGAAGGTGAAACAA CTGATTGACATCACGGGGAAGAACCAGGACGAGTGTGTGATTGCCCTGCACGACTGCAATGGGGATGTTAACAGAGCCATCAATGTGCTGCTGGAGGGCAATCCCGACACG CATTCCTGGGAGATGGTCGGGAAGAAGAAAGGCGTCTCGGGACAGAAGGACAGCGGACAGACAGAACCCAGTGAGGAGAGCAAAGAGAACCGGGAGAGAGATCGGGATTTCAGCCGGCGACGTGGAGGGCCGCCGCGACGGGGCCGGGGCGCCAGCCGTGGCAGAGAGT TTCGGGGCCAGGAGAACGGGCTGGATGGTGGGAAGAGTGGAGGCTCTTCTGGAAGAGGCACAGAGAGAGGGAGACGGGGACGTGGCCGGGGCCGAG GTGGCTCTGGAAGGCGGGGGGGAAGATTCTCTGCCCAAGGCATGGG AACTTTCAACCCAGCTGACTACGCCGAGCCGACCAGCACGGATGAGAGCTATGGGAATAGCAGCACCAACACGTGGAACAACACGGGCAGCTTCGAGCCGGACGACGGCACGA gaCTTGATTTCATTGGGGGTGAGGGCTCAAATTATCCCCGAAAATTTGACACTGCTCCTGGTACGATACATCCAG GTGCGTGGAGGGCTGCGACGGAGGAGTGGGGCACGGAGGACTGGAATGAAGAT ctgtCTGAGACAAAGATCTTCACTGCATCCAACGTGTCTTCAGTGCCTCTGCCTACAGAGAACGTGACAATCACAGCTGGACAGAG AATCGACCTTGCAGTGCTGCTAGGAAAGACACCTTCTTCCATGGAGAATGAGTCAACAAACCTGGAGTCCTCCCAGGCTCCTTCCTTGGCACAGCCTCTGGTGTTCAGCAATTCCAAGCAGAGCGCGATGTCCCAGCCGGCCTCTGGGAACTCCTTCTCTCACCACAGCATG GTGAGCATGCTGGGGAAAGGCTTTGGAGACGTCGGGGAggccaaaggcagcagcaccacGGGCTCGCAGTTCCTGGAGCAGTTCAAGACGGCCCAGGCTCTGGCCcagctggcagctcagcacagccagccaggcagcagcaccGCCGCCTCCTCCTGGGACATGGGATCGGCCGCACAGACCTCATCCCTCGTGCAGTACG ATCTCAAGAACCCGACGGACTCCTCTGTGCACAGCCCCTTTGCCAAGAGGCAGGCCTTCACGTCCACTTCCACGATGATAGAGGTGTTCATGCAGGAGAAGCAGCCTGTGGTGACAGCCTCCACCACCGTGCCGGCACCGCCGTCTTCGCCGCTGCCCAGCAAAGCCAACCCCGTTCCCCAAATGTCCCCGGGCTCCTCAGACAACCAGTCCTCCAGTCCCCAGCCTGCACAGCAGAAGctgaaacagcaaaagaagaaagcatcGTTAACATCAAAG ATTCCTGCGCTGGCGGTGGAGATGCCTGGCTCAGCAGATATCTCAGGGTTAAACCTGCAGTTTGGGGCGTTGCAGTTTGGTTCGGAGCCTGTTCTCGCCGAGTACGAATCGACGCCCACGACGAGCGCTGCTGTCAGCCAACCTCAGAGCAGCCTGTACACCAGCACTGCTAG TGAATCTTCATCCACAATTTCGTCCAATCAAAGCCAGGAGTCTGGTTACCAGAGCGGCACAATACAGACAGCAACATTTACCTCCCAGAACAGCGCTCAGGGACCACTGTATGAACAGAGATCCACCCAGACGAGGCGATACCCAAATTCCATCTCCTCCTCGCCCCAGAAAGACCTTACCCAGGCCAAG aatGGTTTCAGTTCCGTACAACCCACGCCATTACAAAGCACGCAGGCTGTTGAAG GTGCTACCGGCCCCGCAGTGAAGTCTGAttccccctctgctcccagcatgACGCCTCTCAACGACGGCGTGTCTGCGGCGTcgctgctgagcacagccagccagcattcgacagctctgagcagcctgagccaCAGCGAGGAGCTGCCAAGCACCACGGCCGCCCAGCTCAGCAG tACGTTACCCACCCAGCAGAACAGTCTGTCCTCATCCACATCCTCTGGGCGAACATCAACTTCAACTCTTCTG cacaCGAGTGTGGAGAGTGAAGCCAGCCTCCATTCTTCTGCTAGCActttctccacctcctccagcaCGGTGTCGGCTGCCCCGCCGGTCGTAAGCGTTTCATCCAGCCTCAGCAGCGTCAGCAGCCTGGGCCTCAGCCTCAGCAGCAACTCCACGGTGACAGCCTCCACTCGCAGCTCCGTGGCAACGACATCAG GAAAAGccccccccaacctccccccTGGAGTCCCACCGTTGTTGCCTAACCCCTACATCATGGCTCCAGGATTGCTACATGCCTACCCG CCACAGGTGTATGGATACGATGACCTGCAAATGCTCCAGACGAGATTCCCATTG GATTATTACAGCATCCCATTCCCTACGCCCACCACCCCACTGACTGGAAGAGATGGCAGCCTGAGCAGCAATCCGTACTCTG gTGACTTAACGAAATTCGGCCGAGGCGACGCCTCCTCCCCTGCTCCTGCAACGACTTTGGCGCAGCCTCAGCAGAGCCAGACCCAAACCCACCACACCACGCAGCAGACGTTCCTGAACCCGGCGCTGCCTCCTGGCTACAGTTACACCAGTCTGCCGTACTACACAGGGGTACCAGGGCTCCCCAGCACCTTCCAGTACGGGCCCGCCGTGTTCCCT GTTGCTCCTACCTCTTCCAAGCAGCATGGTGTGAATGTCAGCGTCAATGCATCAGCAACCCCTTTCCAGCAGCCCAGTGGCTACGGCTCTCATGGATACAGCGCTG GTGTATCTGTGACATCCAGTAACACAGGCGTGCCGGACATCTCGGGCTCTGTCTACTCCAAAACTCAG CAATCCTTCGAGAAGCAGGGATTTCACACTGGAACCCCGGCGGCCTCCTTCAACCTGCCTTCAGCGCTGGGCAGCGGCGGCCCCATCAACCCCGCGACGGCGGCCGCGTACCCCCCGACCCCTTTCATGCACATCCTCACCCCGCATCAGCAGCCCCATTCGCAgatcctccaccaccacctgcaGCAGGACGGGCAG AGCGGCTCCGGGCAGCGCAGCCAAGGCAGCTCCATCCCCCAGAAATCCCAGGCCAACAAGTCTGCCTACAACAGCTACAGCTGGGGCACCAACTGA